Genomic window (Gelria sp. Kuro-4):
ACCAGGCGGGGCTCAAGGCCATCCGTTCGGCGGGCGGCGCCGGCATCGCCGTCATCAAGCCGCGCCTGCCGGAAGAGATCCTGGCGCGCGTGCGGCAGGCCGAGGCGGCAGGTGTGCTGGCGGTGGGCATCGACGTGGACGCCGCCGGCCTGGTGAACATGCGCCGCGCCGGGCAACCGGTAGGGCCCCTGGCGCCGGAGGTGCTGCGGGCGATCTGCGCCGCCACCCGCCTGCCGGTGGTGGTGAAGGGCGTCATGACGCCCGCTGAGGCGGAGCTGGCGCTGGAGGCGGGCGCGGCCGGCATTGTGGTTTCCAACCACGGCGGGCGGGCGCTGGACCACACGCCGGGGACGGCGGAGGTGCTCCCGGCGATTGCCCGCGCTGTGAAGGGCAAGCTCCTTGTTCTGGCCGACGGCGGCGTGCGCAGCGGGGTGGATGTGCTCAAGTTCCTGGCCTTGGGGGCGGATGCCGTGCTGGTGGGCCGGCCGGTGGTGTGGGCGGCCTTCGGCGGCGGCGCCGCCGGGGTGCAGGCGCTGTACGAAAAACTGGCCGAGGAGCTTCAAGCGGCCTTGATCCTCACCGGTTGCCCGCGGCCGGCGGCGGCCGGGCCGGCCCAGCTATTCGCCGCTGATTAGCGGTTGGAGAAACGAAGCGGCACCCCCGCGACGGGAGTGCCGTTTTTGCGCGCCGGAGATAAGATGTGATCCCGACCAGCTGGTGGCCGAGCTGCGCGGTGACAGTGAGGAGGGGTGCACTCTTACTGCTCATCCTGAGGGGGTGCTGGGGGCGGCGTGTAGGGTGGTGCAGCGGAGGCCGGCGGCTGGGAGCCCGCGATGCGCTCCAGGGCGTCGGCGCAGCGCTTGGTGGAGGTGGCCAGGAGCCAGAAGAGGTAGATGCTGAAAACGGTAAGACCGAGGGTGAGGAGAAACCAAAAGAAGCCGAAGATGGGGAAGGCAAAAGTGAAGGCTCGGCTCACAGGAACTCTCCTTTCGCGTGCAGGTTAAGCCCGGCAGTGCGCCGCCCGGCGCGCCGGGGCTTCTTTACTTATTTCGGCAGGCGGAGAAGATTTCCTGTGTCGGCCCTAAAAAGGGCTTTTCCTCTTGTCACAAAAGGCGGCTGCGAATTGTTATAGAAGTGAAAGGAAGTCGCGACTCGACCTTTCCGAGGGGGTGGCAGGGATCACCGAGGCATCGTTCCGCGCGCTGTTCGAGGCCCACTACGCTTCCCTCTGCCGCCGTCTGGCCCTTCTGATGGGTGACCCCTCCCTGGCCGAGGACGTGGTACAGGAGGCCTTCCTTAAGCTCTACCGCTCACCCCCAGCGGAGCTGACGAACCCCGGCGCCTGGCTGGCCCGGGTGGCCGTTAACCTGGCTTACAACCGCCTCCGGCGGGAGGGGCGGCGCGGCCCGCTGGAAGCGCGGGCCGGCGCCCAGGAAGCCGTCCAGACGGCACCTTCACCCGAAGAGGAGCTCATGGCAAAAGAAAAGCAGGTACAGGTGCGGGCGGCGCTCACGGCGCTCACGGCGCGCGACCGGCTGGCCCTGATACTGCGTTACTCCGGTTACAGTTACGCCGAGATCGCCGCCGTGATCGGGGTGGCGGCGGGCTCCGTCGGAACCATTCTCGCCCGGGCGCAGCGCAGCTTCCGTCTGGCGTACTTAGCGAAGGAGGGGATGAGATGACGGTGTGCGATCGAGGTCGACTCATGGCTTATCTGGACGGCGAGCTTGCGGCGGATCAGCAGGCGGAGCTTGAGGCGCATCTTCGGACCTGCTCCTCCTGCCGGGCCGACTTGGCGGAACTCAGGGCGGAGAAGGACAGTGTCAGCCGGATCTTGGCGGACTACGAGGCTCAATTAGCCCAACAACCCTTCCGCAGCGATGCTGCCTGGCGGCGCTGGTGCACCCGCCGGGAGCGGCATGGGTGGAAGAACAGTAGGAACACGAAACAAGGAGTGAGGGAAATGTTCTATCGTGTGCGGCGGGGCGTGGCGGCGGCCGCGGCCTGCGCCCTGGTGGCCGGGGCGTTGTCCTTTGCGCCCTTCAGGGCGGCGGCGGCCAATTTCCTGCAGGTGTTCCGGGTGGAGCGCCTGCAGGCAGTGGAGGTCAGTCGAGCGGATATAGAGAGCGTCTTGGATGAGCTGCGGCAGAAGGGCGGTGCGGCGAGCTTAGGGGAGCTCGGCCGGGTGGAAACAGTGCAGGAAGGCTCAGCCCGGAAAATCAGTTCCTGGGCGGAAGCCGGCCGGGTGCTGGGGCGCGAACTCCCGGTGCCGAAGCTGCCTGCTCCTTTAGGCCTGAAGGAAGAGTACGCTGCCTTCGACTATTCCCCGGCCTTCACCCTGAGCTTCACACTCACCCCAAAGATGAACGAGGCGCTCCAGGCTTTGGGGAGCAAAAAGCTTCTGCCGGCGGCGGTTCTGGGCAAAAAGTTTTCCCTGCACTTCCCGGGGTTGGTCAGGGTTCACTACGCGCGGCCGCGGCAGGATAAAGCCGGCCCGAATCAGCCCCACTATTTATCGCTGGCCTTTTTTAACGCGCCCGAGCTGCGGGTGCCGGAAGGGGTTGACGTAGAGGAACTGCGCAGCATCCTTTTGGATCTGCCGATACTGCCAAGCGATCTGCGCCAGCGCCTGGCGGCGGTGCGCGACTGGCAGCACACCCTTCCTGTTCCGAACCTGGAGGGCGGGCTGCACGAGGTGCGCATCGGCGATACCACCGGACTGGGTGGCGAAGAGCACGGCCAGGTCCAGCTCATGTGGCAGCGGGGCGGCCTGTGGCACCTCCTCAACGCCGATAACCTCAGCCTGGAGCAGGCTGCGGCCATCGCCGCGAGCTTAGAGTAAAGATGGCGGCCATCGAGACCTTTGCCTTGACCAAAGAGTATGTGCAGGGCGGCGGCTGCCGCGACGTGTCCCTGACGGTGGGCCGGAGGGAGATCTTCGGGCTCCTCGGCCCCAACGGGGCCGGCAAGAGCACCCTGGTGAAGACCCTGGTCGGCCTCCTTAAGCCGACGGGCGGCCGGGCCCTCATCCTGGGCCGGCCGCTCGGGGATCTGGCAGCGCGCCGGCGCATCGGCTTCCTGCCTGAGAGCTTCGCCTATCAGCCCTGGCTTTCGGCCCGCGAACTCCTGGCCTTCCACGGGGCGCTGGCCGGTCTCAGCCGGGAGGAGACCAAGCAGCGCAGCGCGGCGGTGCTGGACTTGGTCGGCCTCCGGGAGGTACCCGGCCGGATCGGCACCTTCAGCAAGGGGATGCGCCAGCGCTTGGGGCTGGCCTGCGCCCTCGTCGCCGACCCGGAGCTCGTCTTTCTCGATGAGCCCACCTCGGCCCTGGATCCTTTGGGGCGGCGTGCGGTGCGCGAACTGCTCCTCCGCCTCAAGGCCCAGGGGAAGACCGTGTTCCTCAACAGCCACCTGCTGAGCGAGGTGGAACTGATCTGCGACCGGGTGGCGGTGATTAAGGGCGGTGCGGTCATCTACCAGGGCGAGCTCTCGGGACTTCTGGCCGGCGCCCGGCGGGTGGAGCTGAAGCTGGGCGCTGTTTCGGAGGGGGTGCGCCGGGTGCTGGCCACCTTTGACCCGGCCTATGCGCTGACCGGACGCCTGGTCACCTTGAACGTTGCCACGGAGCAGGTCCCGGCGCTGGTGCAGGCACTGGTTGCGGCGGGGGCCGCGCTGTATGAGGTGAAGCCGGCCGCCGGCACACTGGAGGATGCTTTTGTGGAACTGGTCGGTACGGGGGGAGGTGGCGCAGATGGGGACCATCCTGCGCTTCACTCTGCATGAGGCGGTGCGCAAACGCCTGGTGCTGTTGGTGATCCTCCTCACGGTGGGCTTCCTTCTCCTCTACGGCTGGGGGGTGCACCGCGCCCTGGCGCTGCAGGCGGGGACGCACGCGGCGGACGATTGGTCCGCCCGGCTGAACCGCGCCGGAACGGCGGCGGCCCTCCTCAGCATCGGCCTCTACTTCGCCAACTTCCTCACCGCTTTCCTTACCATAGTGATGATGAGCGGAGCGCTGGCCGGGGAGGTGGAAAGCGGTACGGTGCACGCCGTCTTGGCGCGTCCCATCACCCGGCGCAGCTTTGTTTTGGGTAAGTTCGCCGGTTACCTGGTCCTCAGCCTGGCCTACGCGGCGGCGCTCTTCTTGACCATGCTGACCCTGGTGCGGCCCTACCTGCCGCTTTTTTACGATGACGTTCTCGCCGGGCTCGGCATTTTTCTCCTGCAGCCTGTGGTGCTGGCGGCGCTTACCTTAGCCGCCTCGGCGTTCCTCTCTACGCTGAACGCCGGCGTTCTCCTGGTTTCCCTCTACGGCTTCGGCATTGTAGGCGGTATGTTGGAACAAATCGGCACCGGCATGAGGCAACCGGTGCTGCAGAACATCGGCATCTTTTCCAGCCTGGTGATGCCGGCCGACGCCCTCTACCGCAAGGCAATCGCGGCCCTCTTCGACACCCTCAGCAGGTTGGTGGGATCCTACGGCAACCCCTTCGCCGCTGCAGGCGAGCCGAGCACGGCCATGCTCGTCTGGGCGGTGGTCTATGCCGGAGCGGCGGTGGGGCTGGCGGTGTATGCGTT
Coding sequences:
- a CDS encoding alpha-hydroxy-acid oxidizing protein; this translates as MQWEEIRRSAKEKLEGICRLCRVCDGRACAGEVPGMGGVGSGTAALNNYEALRRLRLNLRTLHGVSEPDLSTQLFGRRLALPVLGAAVAGVKVNFGGRLSEEEFVTAQVQGAVAAGTLAFTGDGPVPEVYQAGLKAIRSAGGAGIAVIKPRLPEEILARVRQAEAAGVLAVGIDVDAAGLVNMRRAGQPVGPLAPEVLRAICAATRLPVVVKGVMTPAEAELALEAGAAGIVVSNHGGRALDHTPGTAEVLPAIARAVKGKLLVLADGGVRSGVDVLKFLALGADAVLVGRPVVWAAFGGGAAGVQALYEKLAEELQAALILTGCPRPAAAGPAQLFAAD
- a CDS encoding RNA polymerase sigma factor SigX is translated as MAGITEASFRALFEAHYASLCRRLALLMGDPSLAEDVVQEAFLKLYRSPPAELTNPGAWLARVAVNLAYNRLRREGRRGPLEARAGAQEAVQTAPSPEEELMAKEKQVQVRAALTALTARDRLALILRYSGYSYAEIAAVIGVAAGSVGTILARAQRSFRLAYLAKEGMR
- a CDS encoding anti-sigma factor gives rise to the protein MTVCDRGRLMAYLDGELAADQQAELEAHLRTCSSCRADLAELRAEKDSVSRILADYEAQLAQQPFRSDAAWRRWCTRRERHGWKNSRNTKQGVREMFYRVRRGVAAAAACALVAGALSFAPFRAAAANFLQVFRVERLQAVEVSRADIESVLDELRQKGGAASLGELGRVETVQEGSARKISSWAEAGRVLGRELPVPKLPAPLGLKEEYAAFDYSPAFTLSFTLTPKMNEALQALGSKKLLPAAVLGKKFSLHFPGLVRVHYARPRQDKAGPNQPHYLSLAFFNAPELRVPEGVDVEELRSILLDLPILPSDLRQRLAAVRDWQHTLPVPNLEGGLHEVRIGDTTGLGGEEHGQVQLMWQRGGLWHLLNADNLSLEQAAAIAASLE
- a CDS encoding ABC transporter ATP-binding protein, producing MAAIETFALTKEYVQGGGCRDVSLTVGRREIFGLLGPNGAGKSTLVKTLVGLLKPTGGRALILGRPLGDLAARRRIGFLPESFAYQPWLSARELLAFHGALAGLSREETKQRSAAVLDLVGLREVPGRIGTFSKGMRQRLGLACALVADPELVFLDEPTSALDPLGRRAVRELLLRLKAQGKTVFLNSHLLSEVELICDRVAVIKGGAVIYQGELSGLLAGARRVELKLGAVSEGVRRVLATFDPAYALTGRLVTLNVATEQVPALVQALVAAGAALYEVKPAAGTLEDAFVELVGTGGGGADGDHPALHSA
- a CDS encoding ABC transporter permease subunit — encoded protein: MGTILRFTLHEAVRKRLVLLVILLTVGFLLLYGWGVHRALALQAGTHAADDWSARLNRAGTAAALLSIGLYFANFLTAFLTIVMMSGALAGEVESGTVHAVLARPITRRSFVLGKFAGYLVLSLAYAAALFLTMLTLVRPYLPLFYDDVLAGLGIFLLQPVVLAALTLAASAFLSTLNAGVLLVSLYGFGIVGGMLEQIGTGMRQPVLQNIGIFSSLVMPADALYRKAIAALFDTLSRLVGSYGNPFAAAGEPSTAMLVWAVVYAGAAVGLAVYAFEQRDL